A part of Lacibacter sp. H407 genomic DNA contains:
- a CDS encoding type II toxin-antitoxin system RelE/ParE family toxin, which produces MVKIKISKQAQKDMRQIYDYVSDTSFQNADKLNEKFITKIDSLKNFPERGKIVKEFADPALREMSVYKFRIIYKLGARVLRIVTIHHSSRLLTNNPFYKRRR; this is translated from the coding sequence ATGGTCAAAATCAAAATAAGCAAGCAGGCGCAAAAAGATATGCGCCAAATCTATGATTATGTTTCGGACACATCTTTTCAAAATGCCGATAAGTTAAATGAAAAGTTTATCACTAAAATTGATTCATTAAAAAACTTTCCTGAAAGGGGTAAAATAGTAAAGGAATTTGCAGACCCGGCTTTACGGGAAATGAGTGTTTATAAGTTTCGAATTATTTATAAACTTGGAGCACGGGTTTTACGTATTGTTACAATCCATCATTCCTCCCGTCTTTTAACAAACAACCCGTTTTATAAACGAAGAAGATAG
- a CDS encoding M16 family metallopeptidase — MIKFERFELKNGLKVLVHKDMATPMAVVNVLYDVGARDEEENRTGFAHLFEHLMFGGSINIPDYDEPLQLAGGENNAYTTNDLTNYYCQLPAENLETAFWLESDRMLSLAFDEKSLDVQRKVVSEEFKEHYLNKPYGDVWNKMREMAYKHHPYKWMTIGKELKHIEEAQLQDVKNFFFKHYTPANAILVVAGNVDTDNVMQLAEKWFGPIPAGEKYVRQLPKEPVQTEARTLEIKADVPLDAFVKTWHMASRLERGYYVTDLISDILGGGASSRLYEALIKEKKLFSSIECYHFGSIDNGLLAIEGKLVKGVNIEDAHKAVNEEVEKMKTELVDEKELQKVINKTESTILFEDMSVMSRANSLAYYELLGDAELMNDELERYQSITAQELLEESKKIFADTNSNTLYYLSKN; from the coding sequence ATGATCAAGTTTGAACGGTTTGAATTGAAGAATGGATTAAAGGTTTTAGTACACAAGGATATGGCCACGCCCATGGCTGTGGTGAATGTATTATATGATGTAGGTGCACGGGATGAAGAAGAAAACCGCACCGGCTTTGCACATTTATTTGAGCATTTGATGTTTGGAGGTTCTATCAATATTCCTGATTATGATGAACCACTACAACTGGCAGGTGGTGAAAACAATGCATATACTACCAACGATCTTACGAATTATTACTGCCAGCTGCCTGCTGAAAATCTGGAAACTGCTTTTTGGCTGGAGAGTGATCGTATGTTGAGTTTAGCGTTTGATGAAAAAAGTTTGGATGTGCAACGCAAAGTGGTGAGTGAAGAATTTAAAGAACACTATCTAAACAAACCTTATGGCGATGTGTGGAATAAAATGCGGGAGATGGCATACAAACATCATCCGTATAAATGGATGACGATCGGTAAAGAGCTGAAGCATATCGAAGAAGCACAACTGCAGGATGTAAAGAATTTTTTCTTTAAACATTATACACCGGCCAATGCTATTCTTGTAGTAGCGGGAAATGTAGACACAGACAATGTAATGCAGTTGGCAGAGAAATGGTTTGGTCCTATACCGGCAGGCGAAAAATATGTGCGGCAGTTGCCGAAAGAGCCGGTACAAACAGAAGCCCGTACATTGGAAATAAAAGCCGACGTACCATTGGATGCATTTGTAAAAACATGGCATATGGCTTCACGTTTAGAGCGGGGATATTATGTAACTGATCTCATCTCCGATATTTTAGGCGGTGGTGCCAGCAGTCGATTGTATGAAGCATTGATCAAAGAAAAAAAATTGTTCAGCAGTATTGAATGTTATCACTTTGGCAGTATCGACAATGGTTTGCTAGCCATTGAAGGTAAATTGGTAAAAGGTGTCAACATTGAAGATGCACACAAAGCTGTGAATGAAGAAGTGGAAAAGATGAAGACCGAACTGGTGGATGAAAAAGAGTTACAGAAAGTGATCAACAAAACAGAAAGCACAATTTTATTTGAAGATATGAGCGTGATGAGTCGTGCTAACAGTTTAGCATATTATGAACTGCTGGGCGACGCAGAACTGATGAACGATGAACTGGAACGCTACCAAAGCATTACTGCACAGGAGTTGCTGGAAGAGAGTAAAAAGATCTTTGCAGACACGAACAGCAACACATTGTATTATTTGAGTAAGAATTAA
- a CDS encoding aspartyl protease family protein, translating into MKLTKTICLLLLCFRLSAQNDEFPPAKLLTSFKFEQLTGGIIILHATLNDFPDTLNFILDTGSGGISLDTLTALYYKLPLEPSDRTVRGIGGIKNINYYKNGTLHFPGLDVERLDFHINDYEILTEVYGLRVDGIIGFSFLRRYIVGIDYDKQLMSVYMPGKYEYPKKGTTLKPTFASIPITNHYVQDERSYLLNFYFDTGAGLCVLMSEQFMQDSVFISKRKKSVNTQVEGLIGKINMRLTTMKRMKIGPYRFSKVPIHVYSDSMNVLGYPSIKGLLGSDLLRRFNIVLNYPERTIHLTPNSHMRDPFDYSYTGMSYYFIEGKIIITEIQQGSPAEKAGLMPGDIIFGVESNFSNNIGQYKLLLQNQGQKVRILIFRNSVPQMFELKVGSILK; encoded by the coding sequence GTGAAGTTGACCAAAACGATATGCCTGCTGTTGCTCTGTTTCCGTTTGTCGGCTCAGAACGATGAGTTTCCCCCTGCAAAACTGCTTACCAGCTTTAAGTTTGAGCAGTTGACCGGTGGCATTATTATACTCCATGCTACGCTCAACGATTTTCCTGATACGCTCAACTTTATCCTGGATACGGGTAGCGGAGGTATTTCACTCGACACTTTAACGGCGTTGTATTATAAGCTTCCGCTGGAACCCAGCGACCGTACCGTTCGTGGGATCGGCGGCATCAAGAACATCAACTATTATAAGAATGGAACGCTTCACTTTCCCGGGCTGGATGTGGAACGGCTCGACTTTCATATCAACGATTATGAAATATTAACGGAGGTGTATGGTCTTCGTGTTGATGGCATTATCGGCTTCTCGTTCTTACGCCGTTACATTGTTGGCATTGATTACGACAAACAATTGATGAGTGTGTACATGCCCGGCAAGTATGAATATCCAAAAAAAGGAACCACGTTAAAACCCACCTTCGCTTCCATTCCTATTACCAACCACTATGTACAGGATGAGCGGAGCTATTTGCTCAACTTTTACTTTGACACCGGTGCCGGTTTGTGTGTGCTGATGTCGGAACAGTTTATGCAGGACAGTGTGTTCATCAGCAAGCGAAAAAAATCGGTGAATACACAAGTGGAAGGATTGATCGGTAAGATCAACATGCGGCTCACTACGATGAAACGAATGAAGATCGGTCCGTACAGATTTTCAAAAGTGCCCATTCATGTGTACAGCGATTCGATGAATGTGTTGGGCTATCCGTCCATCAAAGGCTTGCTCGGCAGCGATTTGTTGCGAAGGTTTAATATTGTGTTGAATTATCCCGAGCGGACAATTCACCTTACACCTAACTCGCATATGCGTGATCCGTTTGACTACTCTTATACAGGCATGAGTTATTATTTTATTGAGGGAAAGATCATTATTACTGAAATACAACAAGGCTCACCTGCCGAAAAAGCAGGATTAATGCCCGGCGATATCATCTTTGGTGTTGAAAGCAATTTCAGCAATAACATTGGACAGTACAAACTGCTGTTGCAAAACCAGGGACAGAAAGTCCGCATCCTCATTTTCCGGAATAGCGTACCACAAATGTTTGAGTTAAAAGTAGGCAGTATTTTAAAGTAG
- the mqnC gene encoding cyclic dehypoxanthinyl futalosine synthase, producing MNLNDLYQKASNFEFLTVEEGMYLFQHAPLTELMFVADELRKQQVPHGKVTWQIDRNVNTTNVCIANCKFCNFFRIPGHAEAYITDIETYKKKIEETIKWGGDQLLLQGGHHPELGLDFYVNLFKQLKALYPNIKLHTLGPPEVAHITKLEKSTHHEVLKALKEAGMDSLPGAGAEILIDRVRRLISKGKCGAQEWLDIMHEAHKLNITTSGTMMFGHVETLQERFEHLVKIREVQSRKPEEAKGFLAFIPWTFQDVDTLLAKIRGVHNLTTAEEYVRMIAMSRIMLPNVKNIQASWLTVGKQTAQLCLQAGANDFGSIMLEENVVSAAGAPHRFTYKSIQEAIREAGFEPQLRTQQYEWRELPNVIEEQVVDY from the coding sequence ATGAACCTCAACGATCTCTATCAAAAAGCCTCCAACTTTGAATTTTTAACTGTTGAAGAAGGCATGTATCTTTTTCAACATGCACCACTTACTGAGCTGATGTTTGTGGCCGATGAATTACGCAAACAACAGGTGCCGCATGGTAAAGTAACCTGGCAGATCGATCGGAATGTGAACACTACCAATGTATGTATTGCCAATTGCAAGTTCTGTAACTTCTTTCGCATACCCGGTCATGCTGAAGCATACATCACCGATATTGAAACCTATAAAAAGAAAATTGAAGAAACCATAAAGTGGGGTGGCGATCAATTACTGTTACAAGGTGGGCATCATCCTGAACTCGGATTGGATTTCTATGTAAACCTCTTCAAACAACTTAAAGCATTATATCCAAACATTAAACTGCACACACTCGGGCCACCCGAAGTGGCACATATCACCAAGCTGGAAAAAAGTACGCATCACGAAGTATTGAAAGCATTGAAAGAAGCAGGAATGGATTCATTACCGGGTGCGGGTGCGGAAATTTTAATTGATCGTGTACGTCGGTTGATCAGCAAAGGAAAATGTGGTGCGCAGGAATGGTTGGATATTATGCATGAAGCACATAAACTCAACATTACCACCAGCGGAACAATGATGTTTGGTCATGTAGAAACATTGCAGGAACGTTTTGAACATTTGGTAAAGATCCGTGAAGTGCAAAGCCGCAAACCGGAAGAAGCAAAAGGTTTTCTTGCATTTATACCATGGACCTTCCAGGATGTAGATACATTGCTGGCAAAAATTCGTGGTGTACATAATTTAACTACTGCTGAAGAATATGTACGTATGATCGCCATGAGCCGAATCATGTTACCAAACGTGAAAAATATACAGGCGAGTTGGTTAACTGTTGGTAAACAAACAGCGCAACTTTGTTTGCAGGCAGGTGCCAATGATTTCGGAAGTATTATGTTGGAAGAAAATGTAGTGAGTGCTGCCGGTGCACCGCATCGCTTCACCTACAAATCAATCCAGGAAGCTATTCGTGAGGCAGGTTTTGAACCGCAACTCCGCACACAACAATATGAGTGGAGAGAATTACCGAATGTGATTGAAGAACAGGTGGTGGATTATTAG